The region CTCCGTCGTTTTGACTGTCTGCTGAATCCTACCAAAGAGGCTGTGCTGGAAAGGCATAGTGAGATTAAAACCAAGCCCGATACCGTGATCCGACGCCTGCTGGAGGACGTGACCGGCTACAAATTTTACAACCTATCCAAGATGCAGTTCGACAAAAACGCCCCCCATTCCCTGCTGAACGATCCCGACAACCTGGCGCCCAACCTCAACAGCTATATCAACGTATTTTCTCCCAACGTGCGCACCATTATGGAGCGTTTCGGCTTTGACCAGCAGATTGCGAGGATGGCGGAGAAAAACATTCTGTTTGAGGTGATCAAGGCCTTTTCCGCCATCGATCTTTCGCCCCAACGGGTGGACAATCTGCAGATGGGTTATGTGTTCGAAGAACTCATCCGTATCGGGGCGGAGCAATCCAATGAAGAGGCGGGGGAGCATTTCACTCCGCGCGAGGTGATCCGGCTGATGGTCAATCTACTGCTGGCCCCTGAAAAGGATTTGGCGCGCAGTCACGTGGTGAAAACCATCTACGATCCGGCCTGCGGAACGGGCGGCATGCTCTCCGTGTCCGAACAGTACATCCGCCAGCTCAACAGCGAGGCCCAACCCAAGCTGTTCGGTCAGGACTGGAACGACGAGGCCTGGGCCGTGTGCAAGTCCGACATGCTGATCAAGGGCGAGGAAGCCGACAACATCGTGCTGGGCGACTCCTTCACCCGAGACGGCTTTAAGCAAGACGGCCAGGGAAATAAGTGGACCTTTGACTATATGCTGGCCAACCCGCCTTTTGGCGTGGAGTGGAAGCAGCAGGAACGCGATATCAAGCAGGAAGCCGATACCCTGGGCTTTGCCGGACGCTTCGGTGCGGGAACCCCGCGCATCAACGACGGAGCGTTGCTCTTTCTGCAGCACATGATCAGCAAGATGCGCATACCGGACAGGGGAGGCAGCCGCATCGGCATCGTGTTCAACGGATCGCCGCTCTTTACCGGGGATGCGGGCAGCGGTGAAAGCAATATTCGTCAATGGATCATAGAAAACGACTGGCTGGAGGCCATTGTCGCGTTGCCGGAGCAGCTTTTCTACAACACCGGCATTTCCACCTACCTCTGGATCATCACCAACCGTAAGGAAGACGCTCGCAAGGGCAAAGTGCAGCTCATCGACGCGCGCTACTTCTGGGTGCAAATGGAAA is a window of Deltaproteobacteria bacterium DNA encoding:
- a CDS encoding SAM-dependent DNA methyltransferase; translated protein: MNAETHSQLAGFIWRICNLLRGPYKRNEYRKVILPLTVLRRFDCLLNPTKEAVLERHSEIKTKPDTVIRRLLEDVTGYKFYNLSKMQFDKNAPHSLLNDPDNLAPNLNSYINVFSPNVRTIMERFGFDQQIARMAEKNILFEVIKAFSAIDLSPQRVDNLQMGYVFEELIRIGAEQSNEEAGEHFTPREVIRLMVNLLLAPEKDLARSHVVKTIYDPACGTGGMLSVSEQYIRQLNSEAQPKLFGQDWNDEAWAVCKSDMLIKGEEADNIVLGDSFTRDGFKQDGQGNKWTFDYMLANPPFGVEWKQQERDIKQEADTLGFAGRFGAGTPRINDGALLFLQHMISKMRIPDRGGSRIGIVFNGSPLFTGDAGSGESNIRQWIIENDWLEAIVALPEQLFYNTGISTYLWIITNRKEDARKGKVQLIDARYFWVQMEKSLGNKRRRIGDPSDKPKDPDHIAEITRIYSDFKDGETHTFARNGDEQTLIVSKIFDNEDFGFHKITVERPLRLNFQATPERISRLDEQAGLKNLASSKKKNETVRQKEIEAGKARQQTIRDLLDAFAGKHGGTVFQDRKEFLLALREIERARAVKLSAPELKAVLAAIGERDESAEICRDKNGKPEPDPDLRDTENVPLKQGIEEYFQREVLPHVPDAWIDPGKTKVGYEIPLNRHFYRYEPPRELAEIEAEIKGLEGEILDLLREVTT